A genomic region of Cydia splendana chromosome 17, ilCydSple1.2, whole genome shotgun sequence contains the following coding sequences:
- the LOC134798555 gene encoding superkiller complex protein 8 has protein sequence MSITTLYYLELKKENAHEDSIWCCGWSRIGHEKKKPEDNGETENNENSQDSNHSQEAVEDYIITGGLDDIIKIWQLENGKLELRHKLEGHSLGVISVAVSPDGKTLASSSQDSSLILWDIASGDKLKTMEPGSSDVWTLDFSPDGKHVISGSNAGKILIFSVESGKQEQTLDTRGKFTLSVAYSPDGKYIASGALDGIINIFDVAQGKLVHTLEGHAMPIRSLCFSPDSQLLLTASDDGHMKLYDVVHANLAGTLSGHASWVLSVAFSPDGKRFVSSSADRTVRVWDLDSMQCQNVFKDNNDQVWGVKFNADSNKIVSVSEDKSLIIYSCPL, from the exons ATGTCAATCACAACATTG TATTATTTAGAGTTAAAGAAAGAGAATGCGCATGAAGACTCAATCTGGTGTTGTGGGTGGAGTAGAATAGGCCATGAAAAGAAGAAACCCGAGGATAATGGTGAAACTGAAAATAACGAGAACTCACA GGATTCAAACCATTCTCAAGAAGCAGTAGAAGATTATATCATCACAGGAGGGTTGGAtgatataataaaaatttggcAGTTAGAAAATGGGAAGCTTGAGCTAAGGCACAAACTGGAGGGACATTCTCTCGGTGTCATATCTGTGGCTGTGAGTCCCGACGGTAAAA CATTAGCAAGCAGTTCTCAAGATTCCTCCTTAATCCTATGGGATATTGCATCTGGTGATAAACTCAAGACAATGGAGCCGGGCTCCTCCGATGTGTGGACATTAGACTTCTCGCCGGACGGCAAGCATGTGATCTCTGGCAGCAATGCAGGGAAGATCCTCATATTCAGTGTGGAGAGTGGCAAGCAGGAACAGACATTGGATACTAGAGGAAAATTCACGTTGAGTGTTGCTTAT aGTCCCGACGGCAAGTACATAGCCAGCGGTGCGCTAGACGGCATCATCAATATTTTCGACGTAGCACAAGGCAAGCTGGTGCACACGCTGGAAGGCCACGCCATGCCCATTCGCAGTCTGTGCTTCTCTCCCGACTCGCAGCTACTGCTCACTGCCTCTGATGATGGACATATGAAGTTATATGAtgt GGTCCACGCGAACCTGGCCGGCACATTATCCGGCCACGCCTCATGGGTGCTATCTGTCGCTTTCTCACCGGACGGCAAGCGCTTCGTGTCCAGCAGTGCTGACCGGACCGTCCGGGTCTGGGATCTGGACTCCATGCAGTGCCAAAACGTCTTCAAGGACAACAATGACCAG GTTTGGGGAGTGAAGTTCAACGCAGATAGCAACAAAATAGTATCTGTTTCCGAAGACAAAAGTTTAATCATTTACTCGTGTCCATTATAG
- the LOC134798668 gene encoding zinc finger protein 708-like isoform X1 yields the protein MSEGIDVVQVKVEPLYTDNEENVETARKAEAEQIHKYVKKEPIWNMEDCSPARLSRDQIIEKDHVSHTSRKMDHISHEIKKETELNDTEDSQIDWCMDNVVKVEREVVMSDGSMVASQVSEHTQNTSPLQSQESQAACTDHGIKKENESTIEANSSSICEATTPSGLSMEHVVKIEREADIYSNNVTPQHKLNESESKVECARQRGHDMQDEKATIQSGLSIDQMVKAESSVIGLYMDHVVKDELVVGPEVLQRPKLFQHQATINHNGSKVLGRGCSVRLEKMHVDVESGVCRVDLNTYKFRMCPINYRDNLVKNEINGATPQKDENKHMGTNSKSPSNKSIKVQEKRYKCDLCNYSTYEKYRLKVHGKVHSGEKPFKCKLCSYSTAYKAHLQIHDRIHTGERPYKCDQCNYASIQKCDLSVHKRVHSGEKPHKCTHCSFACKRKRDLLAHERTHKVEKPFKCEHCDYSSNRKRDLLIHVSRTHSLKTTVNDQNAYKCDHCSYTSPSRRNWKNHIRIMHMKIKPYKCDRCDYETRDKIRFGTHVKKHTGEPIKLRYKCSQCDYATDHKHHMLGHQRTHSGEKPFKCGHCSYATAYRRELLAHKALHNDENPYKCIKCTYACGSESNLRNHERTHIGESVNKLAETQKPVCSEQS from the exons ATGTCAGAGGGCATAGATGTAGTCCAGGTGAAGGTAGAACCACTATATACAGATAATGAGGAAAATGTGGAGACTGCAAGGAAAGCAGAAGCTGAACAGATACATAAATATGTTAAAAAGGAGCCTATTTGGAACATGGAGGACTGCTCACCGGCCCGCCTCAGTAGGGACCAAATAATAGAAAAGGACCATGTGAGCCACACAAGCAGAAAAATGGATCACATAAGCcatgaaataaagaaagaaacTGAGCTAAATGATACAGAGGACTCACAAATTGACTGGTGTATGGATAATGTAGTTAAAGTTGAGAGAGAGGTGGTTATGTCTGATGGAAGCATGGTAGCATCACAAGTTAGCGAACACACTCAAAACACATCACCATTGCAAAGCCAAGAGTCACAGGCTGCATGCACAGACCATGGTATAAAAAAAGAGAATGAGTCTACAATAGAAGCAAATTCATCTAGCATATGTGAGGCAACCACACCAAGTGGTCTGTCCATGGAACATGTGGTCAAGATTGAGAGAGAAGCAGACATATACAGTAACAATGTAACTCCACAACATAAGTTAAATGAGTCTGAGAGCAAAGTGGAATGTGCCAGACAAAGAGGTCATGATATGCAGGATGAAAAGGCTACAATACAGTCTGGCCTGAGCATAGACCAAATGGTAAAGGCTGAAAGTTCAGTCATAGGCCTGTACATGGACCATGTTGTAAAGGATGAGTTGGTAGTTGGACCGGAGGTACTGCAGAGGCCAAAACTCTTCCAACATCAAG CAACCATTAACCATAATGGGAGTAAAGTCCTTGGTAGGGGTTGCTCTGTCAGACTGGAGAAGATGCATGTGGATGTGGAGAGTGGTGTGTGTAGGGTTGACCTCAATACATACAAGTTCCGGATGTGTCCCATAAACTACCGAGACAATTTAGTAAAAAATGAGATTAAtg GAGCAACTCCACAAAAAGACGAAAATAAGCATATGGGAACAAATTCCAAATCACCAAGTAACAAAAGCattaaagtccaagaaaaacgaTACAAATGTGACCTCTGCAATTATTCTActtatgaaaaatataggcttaAAGTCCATGGAAAGGTGCACAGTGGTGAAAAACCCTTCAAATGCAAGCTATGCAGTTACTCCACTGCCTATAAAGCTCACTTGCAAATTCACGACAGAATACACACTGGTGAAAGACCTTACAAATGCGACCAATGTAATTATGCCTCCATCcaaaaatgtgacttgtctGTCCACAAAAGGGTGCACAGTGGGGAGAAGCCACACAAATGTACCCACTGTAGCTTCGCTTGTAAACGTAAACGTGACTTGTTAGCCCATGAAAGGACACACAAAGTTGAGAAACCGTTTAAATGTGAACACTGTGATTATAGCAGCAACCGCAAACGAGATCTGTTAATCCATGTTAGTCGCACACACTCTTTAAAAACTACCGTAAATGATCAGAATGCGTACAAATGTGACCACTGTAGTTACACTAGTCCTTCTAGACGAAACTGGAAGAATCACATCAGAATAATgcatatgaaaattaaaccGTACAAATGCGATCGATGTGATTACGAAACTAGAGATAAGATTAGATTTGGAACTCACGTCAAGAAACACACTGGGGAGCCAATCAAGTTGCGTTATAAATGTAGTCAATGTGATTACGCTACTGACCATAAACATCATATGTTAGGCCACCAAAGAACTCATTCAGGTGAAAAACCTTTTAAATGTGGCCACTGCAGCTACGCTACGGCCTATAGACGTGAATTGTTAGCCCACAAAGCTTTACACAACGATGAAAACCCTTACAAATGCATTAAATGCACTTATGCATGTGGCAGTGAGAGTAATCTGCGAAATCATGAAAGGACACACATTGGTGAGAGCGTGAATAAACTTGCAGAAACTCAAAAACCTGTTTGTTCAGAACAGAGTTAA
- the LOC134798668 gene encoding zinc finger protein 484-like isoform X2 — MSEGIDVVQVKVEPLYTDNEENVETARKAEAEQIHKYVKKEPIWNMEDCSPARLSRDQIIEKDHVSHTSRKMDHISHEIKKETELNDTEDSQIDWCMDNVVKVEREVVMSDGSMVASQVSEHTQNTSPLQSQESQAACTDHGIKKENESTIEANSSSICEATTPSGLSMEHVVKIEREADIYSNNVTPQHKLNESESKVECARQRGHDMQDEKATIQSGLSIDQMVKAESSVIGLYMDHVVKDELVVGPEVLQRPKLFQHQGATPQKDENKHMGTNSKSPSNKSIKVQEKRYKCDLCNYSTYEKYRLKVHGKVHSGEKPFKCKLCSYSTAYKAHLQIHDRIHTGERPYKCDQCNYASIQKCDLSVHKRVHSGEKPHKCTHCSFACKRKRDLLAHERTHKVEKPFKCEHCDYSSNRKRDLLIHVSRTHSLKTTVNDQNAYKCDHCSYTSPSRRNWKNHIRIMHMKIKPYKCDRCDYETRDKIRFGTHVKKHTGEPIKLRYKCSQCDYATDHKHHMLGHQRTHSGEKPFKCGHCSYATAYRRELLAHKALHNDENPYKCIKCTYACGSESNLRNHERTHIGESVNKLAETQKPVCSEQS, encoded by the exons ATGTCAGAGGGCATAGATGTAGTCCAGGTGAAGGTAGAACCACTATATACAGATAATGAGGAAAATGTGGAGACTGCAAGGAAAGCAGAAGCTGAACAGATACATAAATATGTTAAAAAGGAGCCTATTTGGAACATGGAGGACTGCTCACCGGCCCGCCTCAGTAGGGACCAAATAATAGAAAAGGACCATGTGAGCCACACAAGCAGAAAAATGGATCACATAAGCcatgaaataaagaaagaaacTGAGCTAAATGATACAGAGGACTCACAAATTGACTGGTGTATGGATAATGTAGTTAAAGTTGAGAGAGAGGTGGTTATGTCTGATGGAAGCATGGTAGCATCACAAGTTAGCGAACACACTCAAAACACATCACCATTGCAAAGCCAAGAGTCACAGGCTGCATGCACAGACCATGGTATAAAAAAAGAGAATGAGTCTACAATAGAAGCAAATTCATCTAGCATATGTGAGGCAACCACACCAAGTGGTCTGTCCATGGAACATGTGGTCAAGATTGAGAGAGAAGCAGACATATACAGTAACAATGTAACTCCACAACATAAGTTAAATGAGTCTGAGAGCAAAGTGGAATGTGCCAGACAAAGAGGTCATGATATGCAGGATGAAAAGGCTACAATACAGTCTGGCCTGAGCATAGACCAAATGGTAAAGGCTGAAAGTTCAGTCATAGGCCTGTACATGGACCATGTTGTAAAGGATGAGTTGGTAGTTGGACCGGAGGTACTGCAGAGGCCAAAACTCTTCCAACATCAAG GAGCAACTCCACAAAAAGACGAAAATAAGCATATGGGAACAAATTCCAAATCACCAAGTAACAAAAGCattaaagtccaagaaaaacgaTACAAATGTGACCTCTGCAATTATTCTActtatgaaaaatataggcttaAAGTCCATGGAAAGGTGCACAGTGGTGAAAAACCCTTCAAATGCAAGCTATGCAGTTACTCCACTGCCTATAAAGCTCACTTGCAAATTCACGACAGAATACACACTGGTGAAAGACCTTACAAATGCGACCAATGTAATTATGCCTCCATCcaaaaatgtgacttgtctGTCCACAAAAGGGTGCACAGTGGGGAGAAGCCACACAAATGTACCCACTGTAGCTTCGCTTGTAAACGTAAACGTGACTTGTTAGCCCATGAAAGGACACACAAAGTTGAGAAACCGTTTAAATGTGAACACTGTGATTATAGCAGCAACCGCAAACGAGATCTGTTAATCCATGTTAGTCGCACACACTCTTTAAAAACTACCGTAAATGATCAGAATGCGTACAAATGTGACCACTGTAGTTACACTAGTCCTTCTAGACGAAACTGGAAGAATCACATCAGAATAATgcatatgaaaattaaaccGTACAAATGCGATCGATGTGATTACGAAACTAGAGATAAGATTAGATTTGGAACTCACGTCAAGAAACACACTGGGGAGCCAATCAAGTTGCGTTATAAATGTAGTCAATGTGATTACGCTACTGACCATAAACATCATATGTTAGGCCACCAAAGAACTCATTCAGGTGAAAAACCTTTTAAATGTGGCCACTGCAGCTACGCTACGGCCTATAGACGTGAATTGTTAGCCCACAAAGCTTTACACAACGATGAAAACCCTTACAAATGCATTAAATGCACTTATGCATGTGGCAGTGAGAGTAATCTGCGAAATCATGAAAGGACACACATTGGTGAGAGCGTGAATAAACTTGCAGAAACTCAAAAACCTGTTTGTTCAGAACAGAGTTAA
- the LOC134798667 gene encoding pre-mRNA-splicing factor RBM22 — protein sequence MAVSKSTNTYNRQNWEDSDFPILCQTCLGDNPYIRMTKEKYGKECKICARPFTVFRWCPGSRMRFKKTEVCQTCSKLKNVCQTCLLDLEYGLPIQVRDAALKIQDDLPRNEVNKEYYIQNLDSQMSKFDSTQPSNSALKSKGASDLLLRLARTAPYYKRNRPHVCSFWVKGECRRGEECPYRHEKPTDPDDPLADQNIKDRYYGVNDPVAEKLMRRAAAMPALPPPEDRTVTTLYVGNLPENISEEELRGHFYQYGEIRSLTLVPRAQCAFVQYTTRSAAEHAAEKTFNRLVIGGKRLTIKWGKSQGRQGTNEKSESLPALEPVPGLPGALPPAPAFLHPFPPQMPPPHRPNDFFNLHHYGPAAGWPWGAPPPPPGAGLPPPGPGLPPPGPGLPPPGPGLPPPAPTLHYPSQDPGRLGAHAHANAPQT from the exons atggctgTGTCGAAATCAACGAACACCTACAATCGACAGAATTGGGAAGATTCA GACTTTCCGATTTTGTGCCAAACATGCCTAGGAGACAATCCGTATATTCGTATG ACGAAAGAAAAGTACGGCAAAGAGTGTAAAATATGCGCTCGTCCATTTACAGTCTTCCGTTGGTGCCCAGGGTCTAGGATGCGCTTCAAGAAAACAGAAGTTTGCCAAACATGTTCCAAATTGAAGAATGTTTGTCAAACTTGCCTGTTGGACTTAGAATATGGTTTGCCTATTCAAGTTAGAGATGCGGCTCTTAAGATACAAGATGATCTACCTCGAAATGAAGTGAATAAAGAGTATTATATTCAGAACTTAGATAGTCAAATGTCTAAATTTGATTCTACTCAACCGAGCAATTCTGCTCTGAAGTCGAAGGGTGCTTCTGATCTGTTGTTGAGGTTGGCCCGAACTGCACCATATTACAAAAGGAATAGGCCACATGTGTGTTCATTCTGGGTGAAAGGCGAGTGTCGAAGAGGAGAGGAGTGCCCGTACCGGCATGAAAAGCCCACCGACCCTGATGATCCATTGGCTGACCAGAACATCAAAGACAG ATACTACGGTGTGAATGACCCAGTAGCAGAAAAGCTAATGCGCCGTGCTGCTGCCATGCCGGCTCTTCCGCCACCCGAGGACAGAACTGTCACCACATTGTATGTGGGCAACTTGCCTGAGAACATCTCCGAGGAGGAGCTGAGAGGACATTTCTACCAGTATGGTGAAATAAG GTCGCTGACGTTAGTGCCGCGAGCTCAGTGCGCCTTCGTACAGTACACGACCAGGAGCGCCGCCGAGCACGCGGCAGAGAAGACCTTCAACCGACTGGTCATCGGCGGCAAGAGGCTCACCATCAAATGGGGCAAATCTCAAG GTCGTCAAGGTACAAACGAGAAGAGCGAATCATTACCAGCCCTGGAGCCCGTGCCCGGCCTGCCCGGCGCTCTGCCCCCGGCGCCCGCCTTCCTGCACCCGTTTCCACCACAG ATGCCGCCGCCCCACCGGCCCAACGACTTCTTCAACCTGCACCACTACGGGCCGGCGGCGGGCTGGCCGTggggcgcgccgccgccgccgcccggcgCGGGGCTGCCCCCGCCGGGTCCGGGTCTACCTCCTCCGGGTCCGGGTCTACCTCCTCCGGGTCCGGGTCTGCCGCCGCCGGCGCCGACCCTGCACTACCCGAGTCAGGACCCGGGCCGCTTGGGCGCTCACGCGCATGCCAATGCGCCGCAGACGTAG